The Sporosarcina sp. 6E9 genome segment TAACATCCCGGTTATCGACTAGATGAAAAACACTTTTAACTTCTTGGCGATTATTAAAATTATAAAACTCCTCATATACCATATGATTATTTCGTTTTGTTCTTAGATTAGTAATAACGGTATCTAACTCCGACATTCGATTGATTTCTTCGATATATGTATTATAAACAGCCATTATTCCGGATTCCACATTCTTTGCCGACTTATTCGCATCGTGTACAATTTTTATTTTGAAAACAAAAATGGTAAACAAACAAAATAAAATCATAACTACAAAAATAGGGATGACAGTATACTTCAAAAAAAGAAATCTTGTCGCTTCTTTAAAACTTCTCTTTTTCTTTCTGAGCATACAGTCACCCCCTCTTTTGTCATTCACTATAATTATACTATAGTTTGTTAGGAGATTATTTAGTTTTCAAATAGCAACTTCTTTTTTCCCTGTTAATTTAAAGAATAGAAGTAATGAAAAAACCGTAATAACCATTAATATCGTCGATAATGCTGCTGCAATTCCGTAGTTGCCTCTAATAACTTCCGTATAAATAGCTACAGTCATCGTTTTCGTTCGACCTGTGTATAAAATAATTGAGGTACTTAACTCACTTATTATCGTCACCCAACTTAGAATCGCACCTGAAATTACGCCGGGCAACATCATAGGCAATGTAATTTTAATAAACGTTTTCATTTTTGATGCTCCCAAGCTTGCCGCCGCTTCTTCCACACTTGGGCTAATTTGGTGAACAATTGCGGCACTTGAGCGAATCGTGTAAGGTAGCCGCCGTATGACAAATGAGATAATCATAATTGCCGCTGTACCACTTAACATTAATGGTTTGCTATTAAATGCAAGCAACAATGCAATACCCATTACAGATCCTGGAACAATATAAGGAACCATCGATATAATATCCAATCCATTCGAAGCGGCATTTCTCTTTCTAACCGTGACATAACCGATAAGAACTGCGATAATAACAACAAAAACCATAGCGATTAAGCCAAGCATAAATGTATTATAAATTGCATCGCCTACACGACTAAAAGCCATTCTAAAGCTATCCAATGAATAACCTTTAACAAAAATACGTCCCGATGTTTTCAAGAATGCTGTATAGACAACATATAGTTGCGGTAAAAAGGCCAATGCTAGAAACCCGTATACATATAAATGTCCTAATATATTTCTCCAACCTTTTTCTTGTTTCTCCCTGATAGGGTGTAAACTACTCATTGAAAAGGATTGTTTATTGGAAATGAACTTTTGAATCAAGAAAACTGTTAATGCGATGACGATTACAATAACACTTATTGCGGCAGCAAATCCATCATTTCCACCCATTTCACTGATGAACTCATTAAAAATTAGCACGGGTAACGTTTGGAACCCTTCACCAATTAACATTGGTGTACCAAAGTCTGCTAACGCTCTCATGAAAACCATTAGTGCTCCTGCTAGTAATGTTGGTATAATCAAGGGCATTACCACTTTCATGATTTTTTTAATGCCAGTATACCCCATACTTTGGGCTGCCTCTAATAGTGAATTATCGATGCTTTTAAAAGCACCCATTAAAAACATATAAACTAAGGGCGTCAATTGCAATGTTAGAACAACTAAAATCCCAGTGAAACCATAAATATCCGGAGTATTAATCCGGAAAATATCGCTCATAAAATTCGTTACAACACCATTTCTTCCTAAAAGTAAAATCCATGAATACGCACCAATGAATGGTGGAGCCATTGAAGAAATTAGAATAATAATTTGTAAATATATTTTTCCTTTCATTTTAAACGTAGTCATAATGTACGCGAGCGGCGTAGCGATAAGAACAGATGCAATTGTTACAGCTATCGTGACTTTAAAACTATTAAAAAGAGCACCATAATAATATTTCTTCCCGAAAAATTTATAAAAATATTCTAGTGAAAAGTTTCCCGCTTCATCAACTGTAAAGCTCTGTCTCAAAAGAGCAAACAAAGGAAAAACTAGAAGAAGGGCATACAATACAATTATTCCTAATGTGATGTACGACCACATGTCTCTTCTCTTAGTCCAATTAGAAACCATTCGTAACACCCTCTATAAGGTTAATTTCACTATCAAAATCAAATATATTGATCTTCTCTTTTTTAACACGAAGCCTTACCATCGTTCCGGGCTCAATCGTTTCTCCAATTTGAGCTTCTTGGATCACTTCTACTTTTTCACCGTTATTTAATTGAACAAAGTAATGATTGTTTAAGCCTAGAAATACATGATCTAGCACTTTTGCTTCAATACCTTCTGGATTATCTTTATCAATCATAAATTCCTCTGGACGAATGGACAGTTTAACTCTGGATGTGTTATTCGCTTTTGGTAATGTTAGGTTGAATACCTCAAATGAATAATTTTTATCCAAGTGTAGTATATATTTGTCGTTTTCAATCTTAATGTCTCTTTCAAGAACGTTCGTTCTCCCGATGAAACTTGCGACAAAGATATTTACTGGTCGTTGATAAATCATTTGCGGCGATCCTATTTGTTGGATTACGCCTAAATTCATAACCGCAATTCGGTCAGAAACAGCCATGGCCTCTTCCTGGTCATGTGTCACATATACAGTTGTAATGCCTACTTTTCGCTGTATTTCTTTTATGGCATTACGCATATCTACCCGTAATTTTGCATCTAAGTTTGATAGTGGTTCATCCATTAGTAGAACGCTTGGTTCAATTACAATTGCACGTGCCAAGGCTACCCTTTGTTGCTGGCCACCTGATAAGTTTTCTGGTAAACGATTTTCAAATTGTTTTATTTGGACGACCTCTAATATATCTGAAACTCTTTTTTCAATTTCCTCTTTTGATATTTTTCGATTACCAAGTCCAAAACCAACATTTTTCTTAACAGTCAAATGTGGGAAAATCGCGTAGTTTTGAAAAACCATCCCAATATTTCGATGTTGTGGAGGGATACCGTTAATGATTTTATCACCAAAAGCAATTTCTCCACCTTCAATACTATTAAATCCGGCAACCATCCTTAACAAAGTTGTTTTACCACACCCAGAAGGGCCAAGCAAGGTGAAAAATTCACCCTGCTTGATGTCAAAAGATAGCCCAGGAATGACTGTAACATCATCGTATTTTTTCACTACATTATTAAAATTAATTGAAACACTCATCGATATCCCTCTTTTTAATTACTTATTGTACACTTGTAAATACATCAATGTATTTTTCAATGATTTCATCACGATTATCCTTAACATACTCTTCATCTTCTTCGATAATATTAATATCAGAAAGAGGAGTCATATGATCGCCTAGTTCAACATCTTTTCGTAATGGACGATTTGTCAATTTCGTTCCAAAAGCATCTTGTGCTTCTTTAGAAATTACAAAATCAACAAATTTCTTTGCATTTTCAAGATTTTTAGAGCCTTTTACAATTTCCACACCTGCATCTAAAAAGACAGTTCCTTCTTTTGGATAGACGATTTTAACTGGAGCACCGTCCCTAACATAGCTTGCTGATGGGTCTTCATATGTTAAACCAACAACATATTCACCATCCGCTACACCTTTATGAACAGCTCCTGAACCGCTCGCAACTTTTCCATCTAAGTTCTCAATCAATTTTTCTACATAGTCCCAACCTTTATCAGATGTGTAGTCTCCACCAACTGCCAATAACATATTTGTTAATTGTGCAAATGCTGAGCTTGAGCTAGCTGGATCAGCTGCAGCAATTTTACCTTTCAGTTCCGGATTTAATAAATCTTCATATCCTTCTATTTTAATGTCGCCAATCAGATCCGTATTCACCAAGATTACACTGCCATCTGCAATGGTAGGCGTTAAGAATCCAGTTTCATTTTTATGACCATCTAACATGTCACCATCATTTTTCGATATATACTCTTCAAACAGTTCTGGATACCCTAAAGCCTGAGCCTTACTCCCGCCGAACATGATATCCGCATATGGGTTGTCTGTTTCAGATGAAATTCGTTTAATTAATTCTCCAGTACCAGCTGATATTAGCTCTACCTTGATACCAGTCTCTTTCTCAAACATAGGGATGATTGTATTTATGATATCCTCACTATTTGGAGAATATATAACTAACTTATCATCGCTTCCACTGTCTTTACCTCCGCAAGCAACTATGAATATTGTTAAACTTAGAACCATTACCAAACTAATCAATTTCTTCATTGTAAATCCCCCTTCTTCTATTTTCATAGGTATATGTTAATTCTATTACCACCTGTAAGCGTTTACAATGTCACTTTTAAACACAATTGTCTACTTTTTATAACAGTTTGGAAAAATCAATATAAAAATCCAATCTACAAATAAAAAAGGTGTTATCCCAAAAGTCAGTGAGAACTGATTTTCTACGACAACCCTTTTTTCATTTGTTCTTTAATAATATTACTCCATTTTCAAATACCCACAAACCACATGTCCCACCGATTTCGCCGAAACAAGTAAGGCATCCTCATCAATATCAAACTTCGGATGGTGATTGAAATAGGCTTTTTCCACACCCTTTGGTTTACAACCGATATAAAAGAATACGCCCGGTATTTTCTCCAAGTAGTACGAAAAGTCTTCTGAGCCTGAGAGCATCGGATATTCAGTGACATTGGAAATTTCCGGGTCCTTTGCGTCGTTGAGAATCGAAACGACTTGTACTGTGATATCGGGATCATTATACAGTGGCGGATAATCAGTTAGGTACGTCAACTCGCATTTCACACCAAACTCTTGCCCGATGCCGTCAATGATACGGCGTAGTTCCTTTTCGATGCGTTTTTCAGTATTTTTATTCATATAGCGGATATCACCTTCGATTTCGATGCTGTCTTTTATGATGTTGAAGGTGCCTTTTCCGTCGAATGAACCAATTGTTACTACACCCATTTCAAAGGGATTGAGTCGGCGGCTGACAATGGTTTGGACGGCGGTCACAAAATGAGCGCCAGCGACGATTGGATCATTTGCGTTCTGTGGAGATGATCCATGTCCGCCTGTTCCTTGAATGATTAATTTGAAATACGCTCTTCCCGCCATTGAATAGCCACTTCGGTAACCAACAGTTCCGATAGGGTCCATGGGGAATAAATGCGTTCCAAAAACAGCGTCTAAATCATCAAGAACCCCTGACTCGACGATGCTTTTCGCGCCGCCTGGTGGCACTTCTTCTGCATGTTGGTGAATAATTTTTATCGTACCGGCAATCGATGTCTTAAGTTGTATCAGACAGTCTGCAAGGATTAACATATACGCGGTATGGCCATCGTGTCCACAGGCATGCATGACGCCTTCATTTTTCGATTTGAACGGGACATCCGTTTCTTCGTGAATTGGCAGCGCATCGAAATCCGCGCGCAAGCCGATTACTTTTCCAGGCTTGTCCCCCTTAATCGTCACGATAATTCCATAGCCATTCCCAACATTTGTTTGGACATCCACATCTTTTCCTTTATAAAAATCTGCAATATATTGTGCCGTTTTTTCTTCTTTAAATGACAGTTCTGGATTTTCATGTAAATGACGACGAATTTGAATCATCACATCTTTACGGTTTTCAAGCATGGTCATTAACTTTGTTTTCAACTCATACTCCTCCTCTTAGTCAAGCATATCCTAAAATCGATATTATTATTTTGGACATATCTATATGTACCCGATATTTGATTTGCTAAAAACGGTGATTAAAAGAAGGGGTGTAAAAAAGGTACCTGTGCAAGGTGCAATTATGACTATTCGAGGATTCGTATAAAAAGTCAAAGGGATACCGACAAGGCGTTACTGAGTCGGCATCCCTTTTTGGGTTTATGCAATTGTAGTGTATTTTTCGAATAGTTTCTTGCACAGGTACCTTTTCTTGAGCAAGAGAGGCTAGATGCAATCTATTAAGCTAAATCTTTTTCATTAAATGAAAGCCTTAGCCCTTCATCGCCTTCGATTTTCCTCCCAGCATGTTCGACCACATATTGTACTTGAACATTTAAGGGTGATTTTAAATGTTCAAGTTTGAACGTTTCTTCCCGCTTATTTGCTTCTACGTTTACTTGTTTATCTGTCGCTTCTATAAGTTCACCGGCTTGATTCTCTACCTGAAAGCCTGTGATTGTTTTATGATCTGTTATCGTAAGTGTCAGTTGAATCTTATCATCTTTAATTGCTATAGAAGCTGTCTCACCGAGGTAATCTGCCATAGCAGAAGGTTCAATTGTCGTCATTTTGTGTGTGCGAACACCAATTTTATGGGTTCCTTCACCTATATGTATCTCGTTTATCATTCTATTTCCCCCTTCATTCGTATCGTGCAAAGCGTATGCTCTTATACCATGATTATTGACGCAGCCACATTACCATATAGTTTAATTCTATTGCCTATTAAATGCATTTTTTTAGCTCTGTATATTTCTGTTTCCCCTTTCTTCATTCAAATTGGTAATGAAAATCCCACCAAGTTTATGGTGGGATGATGGACTAGATAATGTGTGGCAGTCGGGCACTAATAAGCTGGTTTGCCCGCTCCCAATAGCTTTTAGTAGGCTCAACCTTTATTCGTCAAATTCGTGTTTGGCTAGTACTGTAGCTATCGCATCTTCTATTGATGTTAACGAGGAGCCAAGGTAATTGTTAATCATGATTGAGAAAACTAATTTCTCCCCGTCTTTAGATGATACGTATCCTGATAGGCTAGTAACACCTGTTATCGAACCAGTTTTTGCAGTTACGTTCCCTTTCGTCGGTTCTTGGGTCATACGGGTTCGTAATGTCCCGCCGACTAATCGGTCAGGCTCTCCTGCTATTGGCAAGGATTTCTTGAAGGAAGAAAACCAACTTTCCTCCTTAGCATTATTTAGCATTTTAGTAAACTCTGTGGCAGGAATCAAGGTTTTATGTGACATCCCTGAGCCATCACGAAGCAAGATTGTATCGCCTTTTACGCCCAAATCTGTCGTTACTTGATGAATGACTTGGAGGCCTTCTTTCCAACTTCCTTTGTCATGGACAACTTTCCCCATTTCTTTTGTTAACGTTTCTCCAAGCCCATTATTACTAAGTTTCATAAATGGAATTAGAAGATCCTTTAGTTCAATAGACTTCCGTGAAGTGAGTATTTTAGCATCTGGTGGCGTAACCCCTGCTTCCACTTTTGAATTGCCGATGAGCTTAATGCCATTCTCTTCAAGTGATTTCTTAAACACATCTATTGCGTACATTGTCGGTTCCCACACCGCAACCCAGGATCTTGAGTTTGTCCCGTTTAATGGCATTGTACCTTGAATGACGATGTTATTTGATCCATGTTCGCGTTCTATTGAAATACTCTTGGCTTGACCTGCTGGGACCATTTTTGTTTTGTTGATAATTGTGACATAATCTGTTTCTGGTGATAGTGTTACTTGCGCAGTTTCGCCAGGCTTTTTGGAAGGACTTACTTCCACGATGACAGTACCTGAATCATAGTCCTCATTCGGAGAAATTGTTAACGCAGAAACTTGTGCGCCAGTATAGTAGGGCTCGTCATTCCAGTTTAAATCCATCGATAAGCGAACATCATCGTACCAGCTATCATCACCGATTAAATTCCCCTTAATTTTATGAATACCTTGCGCCTTCAATTCACTCGCAAGTTGATCAAGATCTTCCTTTAATAAGGTCGGATCTCCTTTCCCTTTCATGTATACATTACCATGAAGTACTTTTCCTGCGAGTCTTCCATCCGTCAATATTTCGGTCGTAAATTTATAATCTTCCCCAAGTGTCGCCAGCGCCGCAGCACTTGTTAGCAACTTCATATTCGATGCAGGATGTAAGCGAATATCGCCGTACTGCTCAAATAATTCTTCACCCATTTCATTTCTGACACTAACGCCAGCAATTGCCCCATTCAAACGCTTGTCGCTTAAAATTTCCTGAAGTTTTTCACTCAATGATGCAGATTCATTGAGTTGATTTGTTGTTACTTCCTCAGATGCATTTGCCGTGGAAAAGTTGTTTTGTCCAACTATTGGTGAAAAGGCTAATACCACAATTAAAAATCCTAATAATAGGCTCTTCAACTTTTTTCCGATTAACATAAATACGTCCACTTCCTGTCTAGGTTATTTGGTTAAATCTGTTTTTAGTGGTACCGATTTTGGAGATAGCCATTTAGGGGCGCCTTTTAAGGGGTGCCTTCTGGGGTACCCCTTAAAAGGTACCTGTGCATGGCCCAATTATGACTATTCCCGAATTCGTATTAAAACTCAAAAAAATAATGTGCAGTGTTGTTGTAATCGCATTCCCATATTGGATTATGCAATTGTAGTGTATTGTCAAAATTGTTTCTTGCACAGGTACCTAAAAAACGGTATCAACAAAAAAGCGTGATCATCTCTGGAGATTACATTCAATTTCGGTACTATCTTAATTCATCCTACCTCCCTATCGTTATTCACTGTACTTGAACTATTCCGTTTCATGGCAACGAAGTCCTTTAATTATTCTGTAAATGAACACTATGTAATAGCGATTTATGACAGTAAAGTGCTAAAGATGTAGATGGGATAGTCGAAAAAGGGATTACTTTATACTAAACAGTGGGTTTAATTTGCCAGCTGAGATCGCAATCGGTGTAATTCTCGTCGGATCATGTCCGGGCGGTACGGCTTCAAACGTCATGACATTCCTCGCGAAAGGAAATACAGCACTTTCGGTCGCAGTGACATCCGTTTCGACTTTGCTGGCGCCAATTTTAACGCCCGCTATCATTTTTGTACTTGCGCGCGAATGGTTAGAAGTTTCGGCTTCCACCATGTTTATGTCTATCTTGAAGATTGTGATTCTACCAATCATTCTTGGTTTAATTGTCCAATTCTTCTTGAAGGAACAGGCAAAAAAGAGCGTCGACATCATGCCGCTCGTTTCGGTTATTGCAATTGTCATGATTGTTGCAGCGGTTGTAGCAGGGAGTAAAGAGAAAATCATCGAATCGGGGTTACTCATTTTTGCAGTTGTCATACTACATAATGGGCTCGGTTATTTATTCGGTTTCTTAATCGCCAAGCTATTCAAACTCGACTATTCCAGTCAAAAAGCAATTTCCACCGAAGTCGGCATGCAAAACTCCGGACTCGGCGCCGCCTTGGCAGCCGCACACTTTAGTCCGATTGCAGCAGTGCCAAGTGCGATATTTAGTTTTTTGGCATAATATATCTGGACCGTTGTTGGCTACTTACTGGGCGCGACGGGCGAAGAAGTAATTTAGTAAATTTATAAAAACATGTGTGCAGGACATTGTTTATGTCACGCACACATGTTTTTTGATTTTACAAAGAATTTTTGTTGATCTACCCCTATTGAGAGGTACCTGTGCAAGGTGCAATTATGACTATTCATGAATTCGAATGAAAACTCAAAAAGTATTCCTACACATCGCTGTATCATGCAATTACTGTTTACCGATTATACAATTGTAGTGTATTGTTTGAATAGTTTCTTGCACAGGTACCTTTTAAAAAGTTCCAATAAATCATTTAATTTCCAGGATAAGTATACTATACTTATATATGGGGATAAAGTATAGGGTACATACAAAGGGGAATGGGGAAATTGGAAGAAGAGGTAAAGTTAAATTTAGATTGGCTATCGGGAGAAAAAGTAGAGATTCATGAACTAATTATGAGTTCCCAGGGGCCACTCATGATCATCATCATTCATGATATTTCACCTGTAGCTAGCCACCATGTTGTTAGACTTTTTACGTTAATGGGAGAAGAAGAAAACAATGAGTATTTCATTGATAAAGAAATTGACGCTTTTCCATTTCCGAATAATGAAATCGCAGTAGATTTTGCAGATAGGCTTCTAACAATGTCTGCGATTGAAATGCTTAATATTATGGCATTTAACCGGAAGAAGTTTGAAGTTGGTTTACTGCATTGAATGTGTAAGAAAAAGGCTAAAAGGAACCTGACCAATAATGGTTAGGTTCCTTTTTCACGCTGTCGCATTGTAGTTTTTAATAATAAACTTGAATTCGTTTTATTCAAGTGAAATATAGACGCTTTTAATTTCTGTGTAGTTATCTAGTGCATATGAGCCCAATACGCGATCAATCCCAGATTGTTTAAATCCACCGAATCGGGTCGCGACATCGAACACTTGATAACAGTTCAAACTGCGCCAGCTCTCAGCCTGCTTCAAGAACCGGACCAAAGATTATTTTACTCGACTTTGTTGTAAAGCGGAAACTAGCGGCCCCATTTGTGTATCTTCATTAATACCTGGTCCTTGTTTGATACTTTTCGCGTGGGAAACCATATCAGCTCATAATTTTAATGACTTGTAATAATTCCTCCCCAAAAATAATCGATGTAAGTGATTTCAACTCTATGTTATCATTAGTAAATAGACTCTATCGAATTATCCGCAAATTACATGAATTTCGTTAATAAATTATTATGATAAGCATTTTCTCTTAATCTTGATAGAGTAATATAATTTAGGTTTATTTATTATTGAAAAAAGGTGATTTTATGAATAGAATATTATCCTGGTCTACAACATTTGCTTCAGTCCAATGGTTCTTTTTTATTTTCGCGAATATTGTTGTCGTCCCTATTTCAATTGGTTTTGCTTTCAGTTTGCCGCCAGAACAAGTTGCCACTATTTTACGTAGCGCACTTATCGTGACTGGCGCGGCTTGTATCTTGCAAGGGCTAATTGGACATCGATTCCCTTTGATGGAAGGTCCTTCAGGGGTAATTTGGGGCCTAATTCTTAACTTGTGTTTATCGGCATCCTCACTTGGCTTAAGTTTACATAGCATTGGTGGAGGAATTGCAACTGGCATAATACTTGCTGGTATTGTAACAATCCTTTTAGCAGCATCTAATTTAATTTCATTCGTTCAAAAAATATTTAGCCCAATGGTTATGAGCGTCTATTTATTACTTTTAACTTTTCAACTTACATTCATTTTTTTCAATGGGATGTTGGAGATTAATGTAGACGGTTCATTGAATTGGCGTATCACATTATTTTCTTTTGGACTTGCAATTGTAGTTGCGCTAATGAAGATAATAGGAAATAAAGTAATTGGCGATTTTTCAATTTTAATTGGCATGTTGGGTGGTTGGATTGTTTATGCGTTGCTATTTCCAATCGCTAAGCCTGTCACAGATAGTGGGGTCGCTGCATTTTCTCTATTTCCATTAGGTACGCCGAATTTGGAATACGGCATAATTGCTATCACCTTTTTAGGTTGTATGATTAATTTAAGTAATACGGTGGCATCCATTCAGGCTGCATCTAAATTAATGGATGTGGATGTTTCTAGGAACCGATATCGATTCTCGTATTTGTTGACTGGAATCTATTCCATGATTGCATCCTTGTTCGGTCTCGTTGTCTTTGCGCCGTTTGCTTCGTCTATAGGTTTTTTGGAAAGTACACAGATTTTTGATCGCAGACCTTTTTTAATTGGTGGCGGACTTGTTATAGTCATCGGAATAATACCCACTTTAGGTCTAATGCTCGCTACGCTTCCTATGGCTGTAGGTAACGCTGTATTATTAGTGGCTTATTCCCAATTGTTGGGGACTTCCTTAAAAAGTTTTAATGGCTATACATTTAATTCAGTTACGATTTATCGGATTGCAGCCCCTGTACTAATAGGCGTAAGTATAATGACGGTCGATGCTAGTTTATTCACCTTTTTGCCCGCAATTATCCTCCCTTTAATAACAAATGGTTTCATCATGGGATTTTTGATCTCACTAATAATGGAGACTTTTATCAATTGGGAGCACGTGGGGACTGATCGGAAAGTTATAACTGATAGTACACAGTGATGTTTATTTATTAAGGTACCTTTATTAAGGTACCTGTGCACGGTACAATTATGACTATTCACGAATGTAAATAAAT includes the following:
- a CDS encoding uracil/xanthine transporter, which gives rise to MNRILSWSTTFASVQWFFFIFANIVVVPISIGFAFSLPPEQVATILRSALIVTGAACILQGLIGHRFPLMEGPSGVIWGLILNLCLSASSLGLSLHSIGGGIATGIILAGIVTILLAASNLISFVQKIFSPMVMSVYLLLLTFQLTFIFFNGMLEINVDGSLNWRITLFSFGLAIVVALMKIIGNKVIGDFSILIGMLGGWIVYALLFPIAKPVTDSGVAAFSLFPLGTPNLEYGIIAITFLGCMINLSNTVASIQAASKLMDVDVSRNRYRFSYLLTGIYSMIASLFGLVVFAPFASSIGFLESTQIFDRRPFLIGGGLVIVIGIIPTLGLMLATLPMAVGNAVLLVAYSQLLGTSLKSFNGYTFNSVTIYRIAAPVLIGVSIMTVDASLFTFLPAIILPLITNGFIMGFLISLIMETFINWEHVGTDRKVITDSTQ
- a CDS encoding ABC transporter ATP-binding protein, coding for MSVSINFNNVVKKYDDVTVIPGLSFDIKQGEFFTLLGPSGCGKTTLLRMVAGFNSIEGGEIAFGDKIINGIPPQHRNIGMVFQNYAIFPHLTVKKNVGFGLGNRKISKEEIEKRVSDILEVVQIKQFENRLPENLSGGQQQRVALARAIVIEPSVLLMDEPLSNLDAKLRVDMRNAIKEIQRKVGITTVYVTHDQEEAMAVSDRIAVMNLGVIQQIGSPQMIYQRPVNIFVASFIGRTNVLERDIKIENDKYILHLDKNYSFEVFNLTLPKANNTSRVKLSIRPEEFMIDKDNPEGIEAKVLDHVFLGLNNHYFVQLNNGEKVEVIQEAQIGETIEPGTMVRLRVKKEKINIFDFDSEINLIEGVTNGF
- a CDS encoding iron ABC transporter permease; this encodes MVSNWTKRRDMWSYITLGIIVLYALLLVFPLFALLRQSFTVDEAGNFSLEYFYKFFGKKYYYGALFNSFKVTIAVTIASVLIATPLAYIMTTFKMKGKIYLQIIILISSMAPPFIGAYSWILLLGRNGVVTNFMSDIFRINTPDIYGFTGILVVLTLQLTPLVYMFLMGAFKSIDNSLLEAAQSMGYTGIKKIMKVVMPLIIPTLLAGALMVFMRALADFGTPMLIGEGFQTLPVLIFNEFISEMGGNDGFAAAISVIVIVIALTVFLIQKFISNKQSFSMSSLHPIREKQEKGWRNILGHLYVYGFLALAFLPQLYVVYTAFLKTSGRIFVKGYSLDSFRMAFSRVGDAIYNTFMLGLIAMVFVVIIAVLIGYVTVRKRNAASNGLDIISMVPYIVPGSVMGIALLLAFNSKPLMLSGTAAIMIISFVIRRLPYTIRSSAAIVHQISPSVEEAAASLGASKMKTFIKITLPMMLPGVISGAILSWVTIISELSTSIILYTGRTKTMTVAIYTEVIRGNYGIAAALSTILMVITVFSLLLFFKLTGKKEVAI
- a CDS encoding M20 family metallopeptidase: MKTKLMTMLENRKDVMIQIRRHLHENPELSFKEEKTAQYIADFYKGKDVDVQTNVGNGYGIIVTIKGDKPGKVIGLRADFDALPIHEETDVPFKSKNEGVMHACGHDGHTAYMLILADCLIQLKTSIAGTIKIIHQHAEEVPPGGAKSIVESGVLDDLDAVFGTHLFPMDPIGTVGYRSGYSMAGRAYFKLIIQGTGGHGSSPQNANDPIVAGAHFVTAVQTIVSRRLNPFEMGVVTIGSFDGKGTFNIIKDSIEIEGDIRYMNKNTEKRIEKELRRIIDGIGQEFGVKCELTYLTDYPPLYNDPDITVQVVSILNDAKDPEISNVTEYPMLSGSEDFSYYLEKIPGVFFYIGCKPKGVEKAYFNHHPKFDIDEDALLVSAKSVGHVVCGYLKME
- a CDS encoding ABC transporter substrate-binding protein — its product is MKKLISLVMVLSLTIFIVACGGKDSGSDDKLVIYSPNSEDIINTIIPMFEKETGIKVELISAGTGELIKRISSETDNPYADIMFGGSKAQALGYPELFEEYISKNDGDMLDGHKNETGFLTPTIADGSVILVNTDLIGDIKIEGYEDLLNPELKGKIAAADPASSSSAFAQLTNMLLAVGGDYTSDKGWDYVEKLIENLDGKVASGSGAVHKGVADGEYVVGLTYEDPSASYVRDGAPVKIVYPKEGTVFLDAGVEIVKGSKNLENAKKFVDFVISKEAQDAFGTKLTNRPLRKDVELGDHMTPLSDINIIEEDEEYVKDNRDEIIEKYIDVFTSVQ
- a CDS encoding NEAT domain-containing protein, which codes for MINEIHIGEGTHKIGVRTHKMTTIEPSAMADYLGETASIAIKDDKIQLTLTITDHKTITGFQVENQAGELIEATDKQVNVEANKREETFKLEHLKSPLNVQVQYVVEHAGRKIEGDEGLRLSFNEKDLA
- a CDS encoding aldehyde dehydrogenase family protein, yielding MNCYQVFDVATRFGGFKQSGIDRVLGSYALDNYTEIKSVYISLE
- the dacB gene encoding D-alanyl-D-alanine carboxypeptidase/D-alanyl-D-alanine-endopeptidase; the protein is MLIGKKLKSLLLGFLIVVLAFSPIVGQNNFSTANASEEVTTNQLNESASLSEKLQEILSDKRLNGAIAGVSVRNEMGEELFEQYGDIRLHPASNMKLLTSAAALATLGEDYKFTTEILTDGRLAGKVLHGNVYMKGKGDPTLLKEDLDQLASELKAQGIHKIKGNLIGDDSWYDDVRLSMDLNWNDEPYYTGAQVSALTISPNEDYDSGTVIVEVSPSKKPGETAQVTLSPETDYVTIINKTKMVPAGQAKSISIEREHGSNNIVIQGTMPLNGTNSRSWVAVWEPTMYAIDVFKKSLEENGIKLIGNSKVEAGVTPPDAKILTSRKSIELKDLLIPFMKLSNNGLGETLTKEMGKVVHDKGSWKEGLQVIHQVTTDLGVKGDTILLRDGSGMSHKTLIPATEFTKMLNNAKEESWFSSFKKSLPIAGEPDRLVGGTLRTRMTQEPTKGNVTAKTGSITGVTSLSGYVSSKDGEKLVFSIMINNYLGSSLTSIEDAIATVLAKHEFDE